Proteins encoded by one window of Clostridium perfringens:
- a CDS encoding peptidylprolyl isomerase — protein sequence MEKKVLATVGNTEITSDYIDEIIARYPAQQQAMLASDEGKRQVLEQAIAFELMSEFAKETGLDKTEEFKDQLNKFAKELLAQMVMKKTLSSVTVTDDEAKAFYEEHKENFVELETVTAKHILVASEEEAKKVEEEIASGSITFEDAANKYSSCPSKEQGGNLGSFSKGMMVPEFEEAAFNLELGVVSAPVKTQFGYHLIKVEDKTEAKTKAFEDVKEQVVNMLIQERQQKKYLELIKELREKYGVKLA from the coding sequence ATGGAAAAGAAAGTTCTAGCAACAGTTGGAAATACAGAAATAACTTCAGACTATATAGATGAGATAATAGCAAGATACCCAGCTCAACAACAAGCTATGCTTGCTAGTGATGAAGGTAAAAGACAAGTTTTAGAGCAAGCTATTGCTTTTGAATTAATGTCTGAATTTGCAAAAGAAACTGGATTAGATAAGACTGAAGAGTTTAAAGATCAATTAAATAAATTTGCTAAAGAATTATTAGCTCAAATGGTAATGAAAAAGACTTTATCATCAGTTACTGTAACAGATGATGAAGCAAAAGCTTTTTACGAAGAGCATAAAGAAAACTTCGTTGAATTAGAAACTGTAACAGCTAAGCACATCTTAGTTGCATCAGAAGAAGAAGCTAAAAAAGTAGAAGAAGAAATAGCTTCAGGTTCAATAACTTTTGAAGATGCTGCTAACAAATACTCAAGCTGTCCTTCAAAGGAACAAGGTGGTAACTTAGGTTCATTCTCAAAAGGAATGATGGTTCCAGAATTTGAAGAAGCTGCATTTAACTTAGAGTTAGGAGTAGTTAGTGCTCCAGTTAAAACTCAATTTGGATATCACTTAATAAAAGTTGAAGACAAAACAGAAGCTAAAACTAAAGCTTTTGAAGATGTTAAAGAGCAAGTTGTTAATATGTTAATTCAAGAAAGACAACAAAAGAAATACTTAGAATTAATAAAAGAATTAAGAGAAAAATATGGAGTTAAATTAGCTTAA
- a CDS encoding peroxiredoxin codes for MSIEINKLAPDFKLMGSDGKEHSLSDYKGKNIVLYFYPKDNTAGCTTEACDFRDNIQNFHDLNAIILGVSRDSLASHDKFITKLSLPFVLLSDPDEIVCKLYDVIKEKNMYGKKYMGVERSTFLINKEGILIEEFRKVRVKGHIEKVLDKLKEIN; via the coding sequence ATGTCAATTGAAATAAATAAATTAGCTCCAGATTTTAAACTTATGGGTTCTGATGGAAAAGAACATTCACTAAGTGATTACAAAGGAAAAAATATAGTTTTATATTTTTATCCTAAGGATAACACTGCTGGTTGTACTACAGAAGCTTGTGATTTTAGAGATAACATACAAAACTTTCATGATTTAAATGCAATTATTTTAGGTGTTTCTAGAGATTCTTTAGCATCTCACGATAAATTTATTACTAAATTATCACTTCCATTTGTATTACTTAGTGATCCAGATGAAATAGTTTGTAAATTATACGATGTAATAAAAGAAAAAAATATGTACGGCAAAAAATATATGGGTGTAGAAAGAAGTACTTTCTTAATAAATAAAGAAGGAATATTAATAGAAGAATTTAGAAAAGTAAGAGTTAAAGGACACATAGAAAAAGTTCTAGATAAATTAAAAGAAATAAATTAA
- a CDS encoding LPXTG cell wall anchor domain-containing protein: protein MGVVFGAVEPKGKLPVDIPSLNNDGTMNTEVNYYDYGHGITNINSLGNVNISMNKKINLGDNFQVKFNLSDFNEIVAGKYRAKIKFQGEKLEFINSKVEFSEDLQTNIIDNNTLEVLINLEEGSLKANEVNFILEFKAIDKAELTSIEITSSELIDEKGRCFKQKYVISEFSIEDNKEDKPLSPDEDKEDEENNEDLENSDDNNKDELPQTGSGVGKEFIFGLGSLSLLVGIGLKSKRFKRK from the coding sequence ATGGGAGTTGTTTTTGGAGCTGTAGAGCCTAAGGGAAAGTTACCAGTAGATATTCCAAGTTTAAATAATGATGGAACTATGAATACTGAAGTTAATTATTACGATTATGGACATGGCATTACAAACATCAATAGCTTGGGAAATGTTAATATTAGTATGAATAAAAAAATAAATTTAGGTGATAATTTTCAAGTAAAGTTTAATTTAAGTGATTTTAATGAAATAGTAGCAGGTAAATATAGAGCCAAGATTAAATTTCAAGGAGAAAAATTAGAATTTATTAATAGTAAGGTAGAGTTTAGTGAAGATTTACAAACTAATATTATAGATAATAATACTTTAGAAGTTTTAATAAATTTAGAAGAGGGTTCTCTTAAGGCTAATGAAGTGAATTTCATTTTAGAATTTAAGGCAATTGATAAAGCTGAATTAACTAGTATAGAAATAACAAGTTCAGAACTTATTGATGAAAAAGGAAGATGTTTTAAACAGAAATATGTTATTTCAGAATTTTCGATAGAAGATAATAAAGAGGATAAGCCTCTAAGCCCAGATGAGGATAAAGAAGATGAAGAAAATAATGAGGATTTAGAGAATAGTGATGATAATAATAAAGATGAATTACCACAAACAGGTTCAGGTGTTGGTAAAGAATTCATTTTTGGATTAGGGTCTCTATCACTTTTAGTTGGAATTGGATTAAAAAGCAAAAGATTTAAAAGAAAATAG
- a CDS encoding uracil-DNA glycosylase, giving the protein MAAEFNNDWDDLLKDEFEKEYYLNLRKFLINEYKTQKIHPSMYDIFNALKFTPYKDVKVVILGQDPYHGPNQAHGFSFSVKPGVQTPPSLRNMFKELNSDLGCYIPNNGFLESWAKQGILLLNTVLTVREGQANSHKGKGWEIFTDRVIELLNKREEPIVFILWGRNAISKEALITNPIHKIIKSVHPSPLSATRGFFGSKPFSKTNDFLVSINKEPIDWQIPNI; this is encoded by the coding sequence ATGGCTGCTGAATTTAATAATGATTGGGATGATTTATTAAAAGATGAGTTTGAAAAGGAATATTACTTAAATCTTAGAAAGTTTCTTATAAATGAATATAAAACTCAAAAAATACATCCAAGCATGTATGATATATTTAACGCATTAAAATTCACACCTTACAAAGATGTTAAAGTTGTTATTTTAGGTCAAGATCCATACCATGGACCAAACCAAGCTCATGGATTTAGTTTTTCTGTTAAACCAGGAGTTCAAACTCCTCCATCTTTGAGAAACATGTTTAAAGAATTAAATTCTGACCTTGGATGTTACATACCTAATAATGGATTTTTGGAATCTTGGGCTAAACAAGGTATCCTTTTATTAAATACTGTTTTAACAGTTAGAGAAGGGCAAGCTAATTCTCATAAGGGTAAGGGTTGGGAAATATTCACTGATAGAGTAATTGAATTATTAAACAAAAGAGAAGAACCTATAGTATTTATTCTTTGGGGAAGAAATGCTATTTCAAAAGAAGCTTTAATAACTAATCCAATACATAAAATAATAAAATCAGTGCATCCAAGTCCCCTATCTGCTACTCGTGGATTCTTTGGTTCAAAACCTTTCTCTAAAACTAATGATTTTTTAGTTTCAATAAATAAAGAACCTATAGATTGGCAAATACCTAATATATAA
- a CDS encoding DUF1576 domain-containing protein, protein MKRLPQEYLIHLILYISFIIFAFFLESPKEILNGLYNIISNSDILITDYISIGGFGATLINSALLGLIFIFLFYITDTKSTGKSIMSLWFLTGFGMFGKNIINIWPIVLGTFIYSKVKKKPFKDYLVIASLGTALAPTVSQFSFFPEVHPISGAIMGALVGIIVGFILPPIAKNASKIHSGFSLYNVGFAGGIIAIAVMSLMRAVGHDFETNSIWHKGNNILYMLFLFTISAYFIICSLILDKSKKSVLKDQIGINKEHGIFPSDFFSIYGSSCYFNMGVLCIFSTLFVLLINGDLNGPTIGAIFSMAGFGCYGKNLANSVPLIIGASLASLISISDINSPVTVVCILFSTGLAPISGYYGWPYGIIAGFLHIFMVFNIGELHGGLNLYNNGLASGFVAAIIVPVIESLQVTNTKNNLKDSSKRHPISLGIKKEAD, encoded by the coding sequence TTGAAAAGGTTACCACAAGAATACCTTATACATTTAATTTTATATATTTCTTTTATTATATTTGCCTTTTTTTTAGAAAGCCCTAAAGAAATACTTAATGGACTTTACAATATAATTTCAAATTCAGACATATTAATAACAGATTATATAAGTATAGGTGGTTTTGGAGCAACCTTAATTAATAGTGCTCTTTTAGGCTTAATATTTATATTTTTATTTTATATAACTGATACGAAATCTACAGGAAAAAGCATAATGTCTTTATGGTTTTTAACTGGTTTTGGAATGTTCGGTAAAAATATAATAAATATATGGCCTATAGTTTTAGGTACTTTTATATATTCTAAAGTGAAAAAAAAGCCCTTTAAAGATTACTTAGTTATAGCATCTCTTGGGACTGCTCTAGCCCCTACAGTAAGTCAATTTTCGTTTTTTCCAGAAGTTCATCCTATATCTGGAGCTATTATGGGTGCATTAGTTGGAATAATAGTAGGATTCATTCTTCCTCCAATTGCTAAAAATGCATCTAAGATTCATTCTGGGTTCTCTCTTTATAACGTTGGCTTTGCTGGAGGAATTATAGCTATAGCAGTAATGTCTTTAATGAGAGCCGTTGGACATGACTTTGAGACAAACTCTATATGGCATAAAGGAAATAATATATTATATATGCTATTTTTATTTACTATAAGTGCTTACTTCATAATTTGTAGCCTTATACTAGATAAATCAAAGAAAAGTGTTCTGAAAGATCAAATAGGAATTAATAAAGAACATGGTATTTTCCCTAGTGACTTTTTTTCAATCTATGGTAGTAGTTGTTATTTTAATATGGGAGTACTTTGTATATTCTCAACGCTTTTTGTTTTACTTATAAATGGTGATTTAAATGGTCCAACTATTGGAGCTATTTTTTCCATGGCAGGCTTTGGATGCTACGGAAAAAATTTAGCTAACTCTGTTCCATTAATTATAGGAGCTTCATTAGCATCTTTAATTAGCATATCAGATATAAATTCTCCTGTTACAGTAGTTTGTATATTATTTAGTACGGGATTAGCTCCTATTTCTGGCTACTATGGTTGGCCTTATGGAATAATAGCAGGATTTCTTCACATATTTATGGTTTTTAATATTGGTGAATTACATGGAGGATTAAATTTATATAATAATGGACTTGCAAGTGGCTTTGTAGCCGCAATTATTGTTCCAGTTATAGAATCTCTTCAAGTTACAAATACAAAAAATAATTTAAAAGATTCTTCTAAGAGACATCCTATTAGTTTAGGAATAAAAAAAGAAGCAGATTAA
- a CDS encoding copper homeostasis protein CutC, giving the protein MTIKLEACVGNYKEGKRAEELGANRIELCDNLAQGGTTPSYGTILQCKKDINIDINVIIRPRGGNFVYSKEELNIMKNDIKLCKDIGVTGVVFGFLKEDNTLDYETTKEFVELAKPLSITFHMAFDEIENKVDALGKLIDLGVDRVLTKGGLDNAFKNKDTLKELVEHAKDKIIILPGGGVTKDNFLELKDYTNARELHGTKIVGNL; this is encoded by the coding sequence ATGACAATTAAGTTAGAAGCATGTGTTGGAAATTATAAGGAAGGAAAAAGAGCTGAGGAATTAGGAGCTAATAGAATAGAGCTTTGTGATAACTTGGCTCAAGGGGGAACAACACCAAGCTATGGAACAATTCTTCAATGTAAAAAGGATATTAATATAGATATTAATGTAATTATTCGACCAAGAGGAGGAAATTTTGTTTATTCTAAAGAAGAATTGAACATAATGAAAAATGATATAAAACTTTGTAAGGATATAGGGGTAACAGGAGTAGTATTTGGATTTCTAAAGGAAGATAATACTTTAGATTATGAAACAACAAAGGAATTTGTTGAGTTAGCTAAACCTTTAAGCATTACATTTCATATGGCCTTTGATGAAATAGAAAATAAGGTTGATGCCTTAGGTAAGCTTATAGATTTAGGAGTAGATAGGGTTTTAACAAAGGGTGGTTTAGATAATGCTTTTAAAAATAAAGATACCTTAAAAGAATTAGTTGAACATGCTAAAGATAAAATAATAATACTTCCAGGTGGAGGAGTTACTAAAGATAATTTTTTAGAGTTAAAAGATTATACCAATGCTAGGGAGTTACATGGAACCAAAATAGTAGGAAATTTATAA
- a CDS encoding mechanosensitive ion channel family protein, with amino-acid sequence MKELERLLGRLTIINIKEIIIILVIMIIVLIINKILINNLFKLLMRGARRTKNYLDNNIVRALENPLKLIVSFVGIYSIFKVINLDSLGIDFLSTYKILRVGIIVSFIYFAYNLTLENSLLYSKLHKNDGGNTIVFPFVSIIIRLIILLVGIIIIANEFGLTGFIAGLGVSGVAFALAAQDTCSNLFGGMVIVLDRPFSIGDWIQAGDVEGVVEEITFRSTRIRTFSMAIATVPNSKLANSNIINWTQRKLRRIHFKFTMDCKTPIESIKNSVNKIENMLKKHDKIDKNLIIVSFNELSTYGFGVFIYFYTDEFEYLKYEKLKEEINIKILEILREENVSLMFLNFDFKGFERRSGNCNLENTELESIKNITEEERGV; translated from the coding sequence ATGAAGGAATTAGAAAGACTTTTAGGAAGGTTAACAATTATCAATATAAAAGAAATTATTATAATTCTTGTTATTATGATAATTGTTTTAATCATAAATAAAATACTAATAAATAATCTATTTAAATTACTAATGAGAGGGGCAAGAAGGACTAAAAATTACTTAGATAATAATATTGTTAGAGCTTTAGAAAATCCATTAAAGCTTATTGTATCCTTTGTTGGAATATATTCAATATTTAAAGTTATAAATCTTGATTCCTTAGGTATAGATTTTTTATCTACATATAAGATTCTAAGAGTAGGAATAATAGTTTCATTTATATATTTTGCCTATAACTTAACTTTAGAAAATTCATTACTTTATTCTAAGTTACATAAAAATGATGGTGGTAATACTATTGTATTTCCTTTTGTTTCTATAATTATTAGATTAATAATATTGCTAGTTGGAATAATTATAATTGCAAATGAATTTGGCTTAACTGGCTTTATTGCTGGGTTAGGTGTAAGTGGAGTTGCCTTTGCTTTAGCTGCACAGGATACCTGTTCAAATTTGTTTGGGGGAATGGTAATAGTTTTAGATAGACCTTTTTCTATTGGAGATTGGATACAGGCTGGAGATGTTGAAGGAGTTGTTGAGGAGATTACATTTAGAAGTACAAGGATAAGAACCTTTTCCATGGCAATTGCTACTGTACCTAATTCAAAACTTGCTAATAGTAACATAATAAATTGGACTCAAAGAAAATTAAGGAGAATCCATTTTAAATTTACTATGGATTGCAAGACACCAATAGAAAGTATAAAAAATTCTGTTAATAAAATAGAAAATATGCTAAAAAAACATGATAAAATAGATAAAAATTTGATAATAGTAAGTTTTAATGAGCTTTCAACTTATGGTTTTGGAGTTTTTATATATTTCTATACAGATGAATTTGAATATTTAAAATATGAAAAGCTTAAGGAAGAAATAAATATAAAAATCTTAGAAATATTAAGAGAAGAAAATGTTAGTTTAATGTTTTTAAATTTTGATTTTAAAGGTTTTGAGAGAAGATCTGGGAATTGTAATCTTGAAAACACTGAGTTGGAATCAATAAAAAATATTACTGAGGAGGAGAGAGGAGTATGA
- a CDS encoding CarD family transcriptional regulator, with protein sequence MFKINDYIMYGTVGVCQVIDITKETLMNNIEKEYYVLSPVYSKYPKKTVIKIPVDNKKISMRTLLSKEDVNSIINSIPETETLWIDNDRQRNDEFKTMLRSGNCDDLIVLIRSIYLDKKKRKLDGKKACKGDDEIMQTAEKLINEEFAVILDIRPEEVKSYIKSHIPQ encoded by the coding sequence TTGTTTAAAATTAATGATTATATAATGTATGGAACTGTTGGGGTTTGTCAGGTTATAGATATTACTAAAGAAACTCTTATGAATAATATTGAAAAAGAATATTATGTATTAAGTCCAGTTTATTCTAAGTATCCTAAAAAGACAGTAATTAAAATTCCAGTTGATAATAAGAAAATTTCTATGAGAACTCTTCTTTCTAAGGAGGATGTAAATTCCATTATAAATAGTATCCCAGAGACGGAAACTTTATGGATAGATAATGATAGACAAAGAAATGATGAGTTTAAAACAATGCTTAGAAGTGGAAATTGTGATGATTTAATTGTATTAATAAGAAGTATATATTTAGATAAAAAGAAAAGAAAATTAGATGGTAAAAAGGCATGTAAGGGCGACGATGAGATTATGCAAACTGCGGAAAAATTAATAAATGAAGAGTTTGCAGTTATCCTTGATATTCGTCCAGAAGAGGTAAAGTCTTATATAAAAAGTCATATACCTCAATAA
- a CDS encoding sugar O-acetyltransferase yields the protein MDLKEIRERMYGQKLYYCNDEDLMREQMKALELLYDFNKTRPSEQDKREKILKKMFAEIGDDCYIEPPFHANWGGKNVHFGNGVYANFNLTMVDDCDIFVGNNVMFGPNVTVSAGTHPIHPELRSKQAQYNIPIHIGNNVWIGANSVILPGVNIGDNSVIGAGSIVTKDIPSNVVAVGNPCRVLREINENDMKYYYRDMKIDIE from the coding sequence ATGGACTTGAAAGAAATAAGAGAAAGAATGTATGGCCAAAAACTTTATTATTGTAATGATGAAGATTTGATGAGGGAACAGATGAAGGCTTTAGAGTTACTTTATGATTTTAATAAAACAAGACCTTCAGAACAGGATAAAAGGGAGAAAATACTAAAGAAGATGTTTGCTGAAATAGGAGATGATTGTTATATTGAACCGCCTTTCCATGCTAATTGGGGAGGAAAAAATGTACATTTTGGCAATGGAGTTTATGCTAATTTTAATTTAACAATGGTTGATGACTGCGATATATTTGTTGGAAATAATGTGATGTTTGGCCCAAATGTTACAGTATCAGCAGGGACACATCCTATACATCCAGAATTAAGAAGTAAACAAGCTCAATATAATATTCCTATACATATAGGAAATAATGTTTGGATTGGTGCAAATTCTGTGATACTTCCAGGCGTTAATATTGGAGATAATTCAGTAATTGGAGCAGGAAGTATTGTTACAAAGGACATTCCATCTAATGTAGTTGCTGTAGGAAATCCATGTAGAGTATTAAGAGAAATTAATGAAAATGATATGAAATATTATTATAGAGATATGAAAATTGATATTGAGTAA